The following coding sequences lie in one Myxococcus xanthus genomic window:
- a CDS encoding TonB family protein, translating to MLGTRANAQDAGTPEDGGAARAERELQRTDAGWAVETDSPLSEDAGVPEPAFSPPAMVQDSPAPYPPALASDGVAGVVKLELLIDDAGDVESAALVEGLHPLLDRAALHAAPSLRFAPATLDGLPVAVRIFFEYRFEAPAPGISEGATPAAPITLRGLVRTKGNRRPLVGAMLVSDAHPDAPVQADVDGRFEARWPAGVHAVRITAPGHKPGVFREGLKANEALEVVYGLEPLIINPYETVVRGDRERTEVSRVTLHDAELREVPGTMGDPFRVVMLLPGVGSMLSGVAYPVVRGSQPAATGYFLDGIRVPILFHLFLGPAVIHPDFIDAIDFYPGSPPPRYGRLMGGAIDGRLSRPRDDGVHGSAYADLINAGFFIETPFKDTGTNVSLAGRYSYTPWLIALAANQLQSPPPPGRENPKVVLDFWDYQGRVEQRLGEGTLRLFAFGSSDTFGSKAQDAWGDTAMQSIVFHRVDLRHRHPVGPGELEVGGTWGLDRFAIVSRSPPGEATEVHIDQGHWSARLGYSATLSPSATLRAGADVEHKRAIVELLQQDGGSDAGVEVAPVALGTFMGAWTELVWQPHEKWAVVPGLRVDNYHLSPGIDRRALEPRLTVRHKVSEALTLKGGAGLFHQPPTTLISLPVVDVGSLLLGLQQGVQLSVGAEWKAWRGLEVGLDVYLNPMLRTLELTPFADEGLVDDDTPDTGTPPAGLRRGMQLGDGGGIPDRSDFDFPDFRGSGMAYGMEFLLRHPLGDNWFGWLSYSLQRSTRRTRFYRYDAEGHRVGEAKADLPFAFDQTHILNLVLSYKFANNITLGGVLHFNTGRPEYDTLGTQTHRPGEDVSGRPAWVKADRDRVDRLPAFLRFDVRLSKSWVYDTFSLEAYLDMLNVTLRRETLGFEYEGGNGFPLRKDAVGFPIALPILGVKGRY from the coding sequence ATGCTCGGGACTCGGGCGAACGCGCAGGACGCGGGGACGCCGGAGGACGGGGGCGCCGCCCGGGCGGAGCGGGAGCTGCAACGCACCGACGCGGGCTGGGCCGTGGAGACGGATTCGCCCTTGTCGGAGGACGCGGGCGTGCCCGAGCCCGCGTTCTCTCCGCCCGCGATGGTGCAGGACTCGCCCGCTCCCTATCCGCCCGCTCTGGCGTCCGACGGCGTCGCGGGGGTGGTGAAGCTGGAGTTGCTCATCGACGACGCGGGCGACGTGGAGTCCGCCGCGTTGGTGGAAGGGCTGCATCCCTTGTTGGACCGGGCGGCGCTGCACGCGGCGCCGTCGCTGCGCTTCGCCCCCGCCACCCTGGACGGCCTGCCGGTGGCCGTGCGCATCTTCTTCGAGTACCGCTTCGAGGCGCCCGCGCCGGGCATATCCGAGGGGGCCACGCCCGCGGCGCCCATCACCCTGAGGGGCCTGGTGCGCACCAAGGGCAACCGCCGGCCGCTGGTGGGGGCCATGCTGGTGTCGGACGCGCATCCGGACGCGCCGGTGCAGGCGGACGTGGACGGACGCTTCGAGGCGCGCTGGCCCGCGGGCGTGCATGCGGTGCGTATCACCGCCCCCGGCCACAAGCCCGGCGTCTTCCGCGAGGGCCTGAAGGCGAACGAGGCGCTGGAGGTGGTGTACGGGCTGGAGCCGCTCATCATCAACCCGTACGAGACGGTGGTGCGGGGAGACCGCGAGCGCACGGAGGTGAGCCGCGTCACCCTGCATGACGCGGAGCTGCGCGAGGTGCCTGGCACCATGGGGGACCCCTTCCGCGTCGTCATGCTGCTGCCCGGCGTGGGCAGCATGCTGTCCGGCGTGGCCTACCCGGTGGTGCGCGGCAGCCAGCCCGCGGCCACGGGCTACTTCCTGGATGGCATCCGCGTCCCCATCCTCTTCCACCTGTTCCTGGGGCCGGCCGTCATCCACCCGGACTTCATCGACGCCATCGACTTCTATCCGGGCTCGCCGCCGCCCCGGTATGGGCGGTTGATGGGGGGCGCCATCGACGGGCGTCTCAGCCGCCCGCGGGATGACGGCGTCCACGGCAGCGCCTACGCGGACCTCATCAACGCGGGCTTCTTCATCGAGACGCCGTTCAAGGACACCGGCACCAACGTCAGCCTGGCCGGCCGCTATTCCTATACGCCCTGGCTCATCGCCCTGGCGGCGAACCAGCTCCAGTCGCCGCCCCCTCCCGGGCGGGAGAACCCCAAGGTGGTGCTCGACTTCTGGGATTATCAGGGCCGGGTGGAGCAGCGGCTGGGCGAGGGCACGCTGCGCCTGTTTGCCTTTGGCTCCTCGGACACCTTCGGTTCGAAGGCCCAGGACGCATGGGGCGACACCGCGATGCAATCCATTGTCTTCCACCGGGTGGACCTGCGGCACCGGCACCCCGTGGGGCCCGGTGAGCTGGAGGTGGGCGGGACGTGGGGGCTGGACCGCTTCGCCATCGTCAGCCGCAGTCCCCCGGGTGAGGCCACCGAAGTCCATATCGACCAGGGGCACTGGTCCGCGCGCCTGGGCTACAGCGCGACGCTGTCACCCAGCGCCACGCTGCGCGCCGGGGCGGACGTGGAGCACAAGCGCGCCATCGTCGAACTGCTCCAGCAGGACGGCGGCTCCGACGCGGGCGTAGAGGTAGCGCCCGTGGCGCTGGGGACCTTCATGGGCGCGTGGACGGAGCTGGTGTGGCAGCCCCATGAGAAGTGGGCCGTGGTGCCCGGCCTGCGCGTGGACAACTACCACCTGTCGCCGGGGATTGATCGTCGCGCGCTGGAGCCGCGGCTCACCGTGCGTCACAAGGTGTCGGAAGCGCTCACGCTCAAGGGCGGGGCGGGCCTCTTCCATCAGCCGCCCACCACCCTCATCAGCCTGCCCGTGGTGGACGTGGGAAGCCTGCTGCTGGGGCTCCAGCAAGGTGTGCAGCTCTCCGTCGGCGCGGAATGGAAGGCGTGGCGCGGTCTGGAGGTGGGGCTGGACGTCTATCTCAACCCCATGCTGCGGACCCTCGAGCTGACGCCCTTCGCCGACGAAGGCCTGGTGGACGACGACACGCCGGACACCGGCACTCCTCCTGCGGGCCTGCGCCGCGGCATGCAGTTGGGGGACGGCGGCGGCATCCCCGACCGCTCGGACTTCGACTTCCCGGACTTCCGCGGCAGTGGCATGGCCTACGGCATGGAGTTCCTGCTGCGCCACCCGCTGGGCGACAACTGGTTCGGCTGGCTGTCGTATTCGCTCCAGCGCAGCACGCGCCGCACGCGCTTCTACCGCTACGACGCGGAGGGCCACCGGGTGGGCGAGGCGAAGGCGGACCTGCCCTTCGCCTTCGACCAGACGCACATCCTCAACCTGGTGCTCAGCTACAAGTTCGCCAACAACATCACGTTGGGCGGGGTGCTGCACTTCAATACCGGGCGCCCTGAATACGACACCCTGGGCACGCAGACGCACCGCCCTGGCGAAGACGTCTCCGGCAGGCCCGCATGGGTCAAGGCAGACCGGGATCGCGTGGACCGGCTGCCGGCCTTCCTCCGGTTCGACGTGCGGCTGTCCAAGTCGTGGGTCTACGACACCTTCAGCCTGGAGGCGTATCTGGACATGCTCAACGTCACGCTCCGTCGGGAGACGTTGGGCTTCGAGTACGAGGGCGGCAACGGCTTCCCGCTGCGCAAGGACGCGGTGGGGTTTCCCATCGCCCTCCCCATCCTGGGCGTGAAGGGCCGTTACTGA
- a CDS encoding sensor histidine kinase translates to MGVCLSSKWGSAWTWTTHAGGAAPCLRFEPVRGTAGEVLDLRQAALDASAEPTAHDWVLPPWVSRWEQEGVRGLRLEDCVRVVDTGEPVSVVLCITREGMEARFRAVGMKALDAFVLWLLPDDTDDAQALREALEREREARHRAEGALEHATARLTREALDGNARHLALERLTEEAEFRERFIGILGHDLRNPLNAIALSARAMAQRTLPAAQQQQCAQRIEASAARMGAMISDILDLTRARLAGGIPLHLGTVSLAIICRMVVEELSAAHPGRHITLDVEGASEGFWDADRMAQVLSNLVGNALEHGAEDTPVRLKCIAVDGEQVLEVHNTGTPIPPQQMETLFDPFRQVGTAPGKGHRRGAGGLGLGLFIVKQIVQAHGGAVCVSSSEAEGTTFTVKMPRDARQSQEPAPLGVRHRV, encoded by the coding sequence ATGGGGGTGTGTCTGTCGTCGAAGTGGGGCTCCGCCTGGACCTGGACGACGCATGCGGGAGGCGCAGCGCCCTGCCTGCGCTTCGAGCCGGTGCGAGGGACGGCGGGGGAGGTGCTCGACTTGCGCCAGGCCGCGCTCGATGCGTCCGCCGAGCCGACGGCGCACGATTGGGTCCTGCCTCCATGGGTGTCGCGCTGGGAGCAGGAGGGCGTGCGAGGGCTGCGCTTGGAGGACTGCGTGCGCGTGGTGGACACGGGCGAGCCGGTGTCCGTCGTGCTGTGCATCACCCGAGAGGGCATGGAGGCGCGCTTCCGGGCCGTGGGCATGAAGGCGTTGGATGCCTTCGTGCTGTGGCTGCTGCCCGATGACACGGACGACGCGCAGGCGCTTCGTGAGGCGCTGGAGCGTGAGCGTGAGGCCCGCCACCGGGCGGAGGGCGCGCTGGAGCACGCGACGGCCCGGCTGACCCGCGAGGCCCTGGATGGCAACGCGCGCCACCTCGCGCTGGAGCGGCTGACCGAGGAGGCGGAGTTTCGTGAGCGGTTCATCGGCATCCTCGGGCACGACCTGCGCAACCCCCTGAATGCCATTGCCCTGTCCGCGCGAGCCATGGCGCAACGCACGCTGCCGGCGGCCCAGCAGCAGCAGTGCGCCCAGCGAATCGAGGCGAGCGCCGCGCGGATGGGCGCCATGATTTCCGACATCCTCGACCTCACCCGCGCGCGTCTGGCGGGCGGCATCCCCCTGCACCTGGGGACGGTCAGCCTGGCCATCATCTGCCGGATGGTGGTGGAGGAGCTGTCCGCCGCGCATCCGGGCCGGCACATCACCCTGGACGTGGAGGGCGCGTCGGAGGGCTTCTGGGACGCGGACCGGATGGCGCAGGTGCTCAGCAACCTGGTGGGCAACGCACTGGAGCACGGCGCCGAGGACACGCCCGTCCGGCTCAAATGTATCGCCGTGGACGGTGAGCAGGTCCTGGAGGTCCACAACACCGGGACGCCCATTCCGCCTCAACAGATGGAGACATTGTTCGACCCGTTCCGCCAGGTGGGCACTGCTCCTGGGAAGGGCCACCGTCGTGGCGCTGGTGGCCTGGGGCTGGGACTCTTCATCGTGAAACAAATCGTCCAGGCGCACGGAGGAGCTGTGTGCGTGTCCTCCTCCGAGGCAGAGGGAACGACCTTCACGGTGAAAATGCCACGAGACGCGCGACAGTCGCAGGAGCCCGCACCCTTGGGCGTGAGACATCGCGTGTGA
- a CDS encoding hybrid sensor histidine kinase/response regulator, translating to MSQDGIPTMVPLQGGGIPFSRGATVASRVALTSPRISDEAPHRQAKAVSDTPAVLLVDDHVSNLVSLEAILEPLGIRMDKACSGEQALRFLLREDYAVILLDVRMVGLSGFETAALIKQRERTRNVPIIFLTAYGRDDAELVTGYATGAVDFLQKPFPPEVLRSKVSVFVELFRAQQQVRRQSELLRQKEAEARDAALRAAGYIDRLRDFTARLSEAATVPQVCRALFEQGLVAAGAKAGTVNLLDAEGEALEVVDAIGYPESVLSRWRRIPMTAAMPLVESLREQQAIWVGSPEEWSARYPLMDTRGLHEAALALPLLVKGRALGAIGLSFARPRTFTEMDRAFFTALAHACAQALDRVHLTAEERRAHSVARAAAARLQMLTEASDAFDATNRDLSVLLDTITRQVAYFLGDTCTLCLLSDDGTRLEVAASHSNQGEDGAPLLPGEGLSDFVLRGGRPLLVPELSEDQKRELGQGEALRSLLCVPLRTQGRVVGTLSVGRMGPGRSFTQEDQELVEELAAKAALSIENARLFAEQQRSQEELRRRAEFEQQLVGIVSHDLRNPLAAISMSAGLLEKKGALTEPQKRMVWRIGQATERAARMIRDLLDFTKARLGGGIALHRQTTDLREVVHQVVDELLVANPGRRVEVEVQGEVRGEWDSDRIAQVLTNLLGNALAYSPADAPVRVDTRLEGEAALLSVFNGGAPIPRELLPRLFEPLTRGALKEGQSTRSIGLGLYIVQDIVRGHGGGVEVVSSEQHGTTFTVRLPRAAG from the coding sequence ATGTCGCAGGACGGGATTCCGACGATGGTGCCGTTGCAGGGCGGTGGCATCCCTTTCAGCCGGGGGGCCACCGTGGCCAGCCGGGTGGCGCTGACGTCCCCGCGGATTTCGGATGAAGCCCCCCATCGCCAGGCGAAGGCCGTTTCGGACACCCCCGCCGTGCTGCTGGTGGATGACCATGTGTCGAACCTGGTGTCGCTGGAGGCCATCCTCGAGCCGCTGGGCATCCGCATGGACAAGGCCTGTTCGGGGGAGCAGGCCCTGCGCTTCCTGCTGCGCGAGGACTACGCCGTCATCCTGCTGGACGTGCGGATGGTGGGGCTGAGCGGCTTCGAGACGGCGGCGCTCATCAAGCAGCGTGAGCGCACGCGCAACGTCCCCATCATCTTCCTCACCGCCTACGGCCGCGATGACGCGGAGCTCGTTACCGGCTACGCCACCGGCGCGGTGGACTTCCTCCAGAAGCCCTTTCCGCCGGAGGTGCTGCGCTCGAAGGTGTCCGTCTTCGTGGAGCTGTTCCGCGCGCAGCAGCAGGTGCGGCGCCAGTCGGAGCTGCTGCGGCAGAAGGAAGCCGAGGCGCGGGATGCCGCGCTGAGGGCCGCGGGCTACATCGACCGGTTGCGGGATTTCACCGCCCGGCTGTCGGAGGCGGCCACCGTGCCGCAGGTGTGCCGCGCGCTCTTCGAACAAGGGCTGGTGGCCGCTGGCGCGAAGGCGGGCACCGTCAACCTCCTGGACGCGGAGGGCGAGGCGCTGGAGGTGGTGGATGCCATTGGCTACCCGGAGAGCGTGCTGAGCCGGTGGCGGCGCATCCCGATGACGGCGGCCATGCCGCTGGTGGAGTCGCTGCGGGAGCAGCAGGCCATCTGGGTGGGGTCGCCGGAGGAGTGGAGCGCGCGTTATCCGCTCATGGATACGCGAGGACTTCACGAGGCGGCGCTCGCGCTGCCCTTGCTGGTGAAGGGACGGGCGCTGGGCGCCATTGGCCTGTCCTTCGCGCGGCCCCGGACCTTCACGGAGATGGACCGGGCCTTCTTCACCGCGCTGGCGCATGCGTGTGCCCAGGCGTTGGACCGGGTGCACCTGACGGCGGAGGAGCGCCGGGCCCATTCCGTGGCCCGGGCCGCCGCCGCCCGGCTGCAGATGCTCACGGAAGCGTCCGACGCCTTCGATGCGACGAACCGCGACCTGTCCGTGCTGCTGGACACCATCACCCGCCAGGTCGCCTACTTCCTGGGGGACACATGCACCCTATGCCTGCTGTCCGACGACGGGACGCGGCTGGAGGTGGCGGCCAGCCATTCCAATCAGGGGGAGGATGGGGCACCGCTGCTCCCCGGCGAGGGGCTGAGCGACTTCGTGCTCCGTGGCGGACGGCCGCTCCTCGTGCCCGAGCTGTCGGAGGACCAAAAGCGGGAGCTGGGACAGGGCGAGGCGCTGCGCAGCCTGCTGTGCGTGCCGCTGAGGACGCAGGGCAGGGTGGTGGGGACGCTGTCGGTGGGGCGCATGGGCCCGGGCCGGAGCTTCACCCAGGAGGACCAGGAGCTGGTGGAGGAGCTGGCGGCGAAGGCGGCGCTCTCCATCGAGAACGCGCGCCTGTTCGCGGAGCAGCAGCGGTCGCAAGAGGAACTGCGCCGGCGCGCCGAGTTCGAACAGCAACTGGTGGGCATCGTCTCCCACGACTTGCGCAATCCCCTGGCGGCCATCTCCATGTCGGCGGGGCTGCTGGAGAAGAAGGGTGCGTTGACGGAGCCGCAGAAGCGCATGGTGTGGCGCATTGGCCAGGCCACCGAGCGCGCGGCCCGGATGATTCGCGACCTGCTGGACTTCACCAAGGCCCGGCTGGGCGGCGGCATTGCCCTGCACCGTCAGACCACCGATTTGCGGGAGGTGGTGCACCAGGTGGTGGATGAGCTCCTGGTGGCCAACCCCGGGCGTCGCGTGGAGGTGGAGGTCCAGGGCGAGGTGCGCGGCGAATGGGATTCGGACCGCATCGCCCAGGTGCTCACGAACCTGCTGGGCAATGCCCTGGCCTACAGCCCCGCGGACGCCCCGGTGCGGGTGGACACGCGGCTGGAGGGCGAGGCCGCGCTGCTGTCTGTCTTCAACGGCGGCGCCCCCATCCCCCGTGAGTTGCTGCCTCGCCTGTTCGAGCCGCTGACACGGGGCGCGTTGAAGGAGGGCCAGTCCACCCGCAGCATCGGCCTGGGGCTCTACATCGTGCAGGACATCGTGCGCGGCCACGGCGGCGGCGTGGAGGTGGTGTCCTCCGAGCAGCATGGCACCACCTTCACCGTGCGCCTGCCGCGTGCGGCGGGCTGA
- the sitI6 gene encoding SitI6 family double-CXXCG motif immunity protein, translating to MRIYQVEAPRPSRYTGNLNAAHRWSLPGLADCPGGGATWSTAGLHYPCVDLTSLPTRHEYEEPRPEPYEEWARLREQVRPQVPPGFALMPGTKFGPMTGRASGTFGQLHLQAWSLSLRREALEQLRQSGLQGLNGCPMQLKGSGRNPPELLELQLTPCGRFHPDCLPSDREPPCPTCGVESYGLPAPYLLDTTSIPTTVDVFRLADWPTLILATQRFVDAVQRLELDGVTFRQVAAR from the coding sequence TTGCGCATCTATCAAGTCGAGGCGCCGCGACCGTCGCGCTACACGGGGAACCTGAATGCCGCGCATCGATGGAGCCTGCCTGGACTCGCGGACTGTCCCGGCGGTGGTGCAACTTGGAGCACCGCCGGGCTTCACTATCCATGCGTGGACCTGACATCGCTCCCGACACGGCACGAGTACGAAGAGCCCCGCCCTGAGCCATACGAGGAGTGGGCTCGATTGCGCGAACAGGTGCGGCCCCAGGTGCCCCCCGGGTTCGCGTTGATGCCCGGAACCAAGTTTGGCCCGATGACCGGACGCGCCTCCGGAACCTTTGGACAGCTACATCTTCAAGCGTGGTCCCTGAGCCTCCGCCGTGAAGCGCTGGAACAACTGCGGCAATCAGGATTGCAAGGGCTGAACGGCTGCCCGATGCAACTCAAGGGAAGCGGAAGGAACCCGCCCGAGCTGCTCGAACTCCAGCTGACGCCCTGTGGGCGCTTCCACCCGGACTGCCTTCCATCCGACCGGGAGCCTCCGTGCCCCACATGTGGCGTTGAGAGCTACGGTCTCCCCGCCCCCTATCTCCTCGACACGACCTCCATCCCCACCACTGTGGACGTCTTCCGCCTCGCGGACTGGCCCACGCTCATCCTGGCCACGCAGCGCTTCGTGGACGCGGTCCAGCGCCTGGAGCTCGACGGCGTCACCTTCCGTCAGGTCGCGGCCCGCTGA